From Parasphaerochaeta coccoides DSM 17374, a single genomic window includes:
- a CDS encoding shikimate kinase, with amino-acid sequence MSGTEPYLFFCGIKHSGKSTMSAFMSKETGLACFDTDDIILASFPGIHTIRSVYHLLGKESFMEKEAAALSSLADFKPTVTWKGYRGVVSLGGGACDNAPVMDFVTAHGTLVYLAVPEDILFRRISIGGIPPFLDAEHPRESFHQLYSLRNQLYGKHARLVIRLPDCHGRADTFRYLFEQLSDYVDAQSMPEKQ; translated from the coding sequence ATGTCAGGGACAGAGCCTTATCTTTTTTTCTGCGGAATCAAACACAGCGGAAAGTCAACGATGTCCGCTTTCATGTCAAAGGAAACAGGTCTGGCATGTTTTGATACGGACGACATAATCCTCGCATCCTTTCCTGGAATCCATACCATTCGCTCCGTCTATCATCTCCTTGGCAAAGAAAGTTTCATGGAGAAAGAAGCCGCCGCGTTATCTTCTCTCGCGGATTTCAAGCCTACCGTGACATGGAAAGGATACCGGGGAGTCGTATCCTTGGGAGGTGGAGCCTGTGACAATGCCCCTGTCATGGATTTTGTCACGGCACACGGAACCCTTGTATATCTGGCCGTACCGGAAGACATACTGTTCAGAAGAATCAGCATAGGCGGGATTCCTCCTTTCCTGGATGCAGAACATCCCCGTGAATCCTTTCATCAGCTTTACTCTTTACGTAATCAGCTCTATGGAAAACATGCCCGCCTTGTGATAAGATTACCAGATTGCCATGGCAGAGCGGATACGTTCCGCTATCTGTTCGAACAATTGTCTGACTATGTGGATGCGCAGTCCATGCCGGAGAAGCAATGA
- the aroC gene encoding chorismate synthase, with amino-acid sequence MSGNVFGEALNITTFGESHGAAIGVTIDGLEAGFPLDLDMLQKEMNRRRPGGNPLATPRKESDTIQILSGMFDGLTTGAPLTIVLFNTNQNSADYTNIAEVFRPGHADWTWYKKFTVRDWRGSGRASGRETAARVAAGAVAKQVLAVHGIQVTAGITRIGTITALSDSPWEERHLNILSCPDQVAATKMAELIENLRAHGDSVGGIIECHIDGLWPGIGEPVFDKLTALLAHAMLSIGAVKGIEFGDGFAAAGMYGSQFNDSMVMGSDEPKFITNHAGGTLGGISTGEQVIFRIAMKPTSSISLPQKTVNKKGEEEIIEVHGRHDPCICLRAVPVVEAMAALVILDLIYRQNRRSGHAEQLGI; translated from the coding sequence ATGAGTGGAAATGTTTTTGGCGAAGCACTGAATATCACGACATTCGGTGAATCCCATGGAGCCGCCATCGGGGTTACGATAGACGGCCTGGAAGCGGGTTTCCCCCTTGACCTGGATATGCTCCAAAAGGAAATGAATCGCCGTCGTCCTGGTGGAAATCCCTTGGCGACACCCCGCAAGGAATCGGACACTATACAGATTTTGAGCGGTATGTTCGATGGACTCACGACTGGCGCTCCCCTGACCATTGTGCTGTTCAACACGAACCAAAATTCAGCGGACTATACCAATATCGCGGAAGTCTTCCGCCCAGGTCACGCTGACTGGACATGGTACAAAAAATTCACTGTGCGGGACTGGCGGGGAAGCGGACGGGCAAGCGGACGCGAGACAGCCGCACGGGTCGCCGCCGGCGCAGTCGCAAAACAAGTTCTCGCCGTCCATGGCATACAGGTGACTGCCGGAATCACCAGAATCGGCACTATCACGGCCTTGTCGGACAGCCCATGGGAAGAACGTCATCTGAACATCCTCTCCTGCCCCGACCAGGTTGCCGCTACCAAGATGGCAGAACTGATTGAAAACCTGCGAGCCCATGGAGACAGCGTGGGAGGCATCATAGAATGTCACATCGACGGACTGTGGCCAGGAATCGGAGAGCCTGTATTCGATAAACTGACTGCACTCCTGGCTCATGCCATGCTCAGCATAGGCGCAGTGAAAGGCATAGAATTTGGCGATGGCTTCGCCGCCGCAGGGATGTATGGGTCACAATTCAACGATTCCATGGTAATGGGCAGTGACGAACCAAAGTTCATCACGAATCATGCAGGCGGTACTCTCGGTGGAATATCGACCGGCGAGCAAGTCATCTTCCGCATAGCCATGAAACCGACTTCATCAATCTCCCTTCCCCAGAAGACTGTCAACAAAAAGGGAGAAGAAGAAATCATCGAAGTTCATGGTCGTCATGACCCTTGTATCTGTCTTCGGGCAGTTCCGGTCGTCGAGGCCATGGCCGCCCTTGTCATCCTTGACTTGATTTACCGGCAGAACAGACGCAGCGGACATGCGGAGCAGCTCGGCATATGA
- a CDS encoding DNA repair helicase XPB encodes MSTDKPLVIQSDKTLLLDVHSPFAQECRDSITAFSELVKSPEHVHTFLLTPLSLWNANAAGMTTEDIMGRLRTWSRYDIPEPVSYFITDISARFGSFVMTDIPDDADHYLLTVTIPRYAKEISSHKTVSSLLFPRGNDTFLLNRYARGEVKLKLIKLGFPVDDRIPLKKGFPVPMNLRQQTLSGKDFSIRDYQEAAARSLLGDRGPGTGYGTIVLPCGAGKTIVGMDVMSLLQIRTLILTTNVSAVHQWIREILDKMDIPPEDVGEYTGAKKEIKPVTVCTYQVVTWRPDKEGVFPHMSLLREGNWGLIIYDEVHMLPAPVFKVTAELQAVHRVGLTATLIREDGREDEVFSLVGPKRFDVPWSEMEKQGWIARAYCIEVKVPLPHDLELTYAIAGKREKHRVASENPIKMDVLDELLSRHADDYILIIGQYVDQLKQIARKYGFPLITGSTANTRRDDLYAAFRSGGERVLVVSKVANFAIDLPDASIAIQVSGTFGSRQEEAQRLGRILRPKAKSSFFYSLVTRYSSEEEFSENRQKFLAEQGYTYKIEAYEQ; translated from the coding sequence ATGAGTACTGACAAGCCTCTGGTAATCCAAAGCGACAAGACCTTGCTGCTCGATGTCCATTCCCCTTTTGCGCAGGAATGTCGAGATTCAATCACTGCGTTCTCAGAGTTGGTGAAATCCCCTGAACATGTGCATACCTTCCTGCTCACCCCGTTGTCGCTCTGGAATGCGAATGCGGCCGGCATGACAACCGAAGACATCATGGGACGCCTGCGGACATGGTCCCGCTACGACATCCCCGAACCCGTTTCCTACTTCATCACCGATATATCGGCGCGTTTCGGATCCTTTGTCATGACCGATATTCCTGATGACGCGGATCACTATCTCCTGACGGTGACGATTCCCAGGTACGCCAAGGAAATTTCTTCCCACAAGACTGTCTCATCCCTGCTCTTTCCCAGAGGAAATGATACATTTCTCCTGAACAGATATGCCAGAGGTGAAGTCAAGCTGAAGCTTATCAAGCTAGGTTTTCCCGTAGATGACCGCATACCGCTGAAAAAAGGCTTTCCCGTGCCCATGAACCTTCGCCAGCAGACACTGTCAGGCAAGGATTTCTCCATCAGAGATTATCAGGAAGCGGCGGCTCGTTCACTCTTGGGCGATCGCGGACCAGGCACGGGCTACGGTACCATTGTCCTGCCCTGCGGAGCTGGCAAGACCATTGTGGGAATGGATGTCATGTCCCTCCTCCAGATCCGTACCCTCATTCTCACTACCAACGTATCCGCTGTCCACCAATGGATACGGGAAATCTTGGATAAGATGGATATTCCTCCTGAGGATGTCGGGGAGTACACCGGAGCAAAGAAAGAAATTAAGCCTGTCACTGTCTGTACCTACCAAGTCGTCACATGGCGACCGGATAAAGAAGGCGTTTTTCCTCACATGAGTCTTCTCAGGGAAGGAAACTGGGGCTTGATTATTTATGACGAGGTTCACATGCTTCCCGCGCCTGTCTTTAAGGTAACAGCGGAGTTACAGGCCGTCCACCGGGTCGGTCTGACAGCCACTTTAATCAGGGAAGACGGCAGGGAAGATGAAGTATTCTCACTCGTCGGGCCCAAACGTTTCGATGTCCCATGGAGCGAAATGGAAAAACAAGGATGGATAGCCCGTGCATATTGCATTGAGGTGAAAGTCCCCCTCCCCCATGACCTGGAGCTTACCTATGCCATAGCGGGGAAAAGGGAAAAACACAGGGTTGCAAGCGAGAACCCCATCAAGATGGACGTGCTTGATGAACTTCTTTCCCGACATGCCGATGACTACATCCTGATTATTGGCCAATACGTTGACCAACTGAAGCAAATAGCCAGGAAGTATGGCTTCCCTCTGATTACTGGAAGTACGGCGAACACACGCAGAGATGACCTGTATGCCGCCTTCCGCTCTGGCGGAGAAAGAGTGCTTGTCGTCTCAAAAGTGGCGAACTTCGCCATTGACCTCCCCGATGCATCCATTGCCATACAGGTCAGCGGGACATTCGGTTCCCGGCAGGAAGAAGCGCAACGATTGGGACGCATCCTGAGGCCAAAGGCGAAATCCAGCTTCTTCTACTCCTTGGTGACTCGTTATTCCTCTGAAGAAGAATTTTCGGAAAACCGTCAGAAATTTCTTGCGGAACAAGGGTATACCTACAAGATTGAGGCGTATGAACAATGA